Below is a genomic region from Eulemur rufifrons isolate Redbay chromosome 24, OSU_ERuf_1, whole genome shotgun sequence.
ACTCTCCGGTCATCGTTGCTGGGACACCCTCTTCCGCACCCCTCTCCCCAGACCTCCTCCCCCCTGCAAGACTAAGGGCTAAGACTCGTTTGGGCTCATTGCCCCTCACCCCAGATACCACCCTGGAGATCTTAAAGACTCTCGAGAAAAGCCATGTGGGGGGCTGGTTCCCCTGGGGCTTCCTCCCGTCCCCGGACTGCCTGATCCTTTGGAGCGTCCCCGATGTCTGCAAAGATGTGGATTTGGACGTCCTCGTGGAAGCCTTAAAGCCCGTGGGGACCTTTAAGAAGATTGGCAAGGTGTTCCGCAAGGAGGAGGACTCCACGGTGGGGATGCTGCAGATCGGGGAGGATGTCGATTATCTGCTCATCCCCCGCGAGGTCAGGCTGGCCGGGGGCGTCTGGAGGGTCATCTCCAAGCCGGCCACCAAAGAAGCAGAATTTCGGGAGCGGCTGATCCAGTTTCTGGAAGAAGAGGGCCGCACCCTGGAGGACGTGGCCCGCATCATAGAGAAGAGCACCCCGCACCCGCCCCAGCCCCCCAAAAAGCCTAAGGAGCCCGGAGTGAGGAGGAGAGTCCAGCAGATGGTGACTCCTCCGCCCCGCCTGGTCGTGGGCACGTACGACAGCAGCAACGCTAGCGACAGCGAGTTCAGCGACTTCGAGACCTCCAGGGACAAGGGCAACAAAGGCTCGAGGCGGGGCAAGAAGGTGCGCAAAATGCCCGTCAGTTACTTGGGCAGCAAATTCCTCGGAAGCGACCTGGAGAGCGAGGATGACGAGGAACTGGTCGAGGCCTTCCTCCGGCGAGGGGAGAAGAAGCCGAGCGCGCCTCCTGCGCGCCGCCGCGTCAACCTGCCAGTGCCGATGTTTGAGGACAACCTGGGGCCCCAGATGTCCAAGGCAGACAGGTGGCGAGAGTATGTCAGCCAGGTGTCCTGGGGGAAGCTGAAGCGGAGGGTGAAGGGTTGGGCCCCGAGGTCCGGCCCAGGGACGGGCGAGGCCCAGCAGGCCTCGACCGCAGTGGAGAGAAATGGGGCGTCGCTGCCGGCCAGCACCAGCCGCGGGGATAACGTGGGAAACGCGGCAGATGGGCGCGTGCCCGAGACCTCCCCCCGAGGATGGAGGCCCAAGATCAACTGGGCCTCCTTCCGGCGCTGTaggaaggaggaggcagcagccaCGGTGCAGGGGGCAGACATCCCGGCAGACGAGGGGGCAGAGGCCGCAGATAACCAGAGGGCAGAGGCTGAAGGTGACCAGAGGGAAGGGGCCCCAGCTGTCCAAGGGGCAGAGGCTGCAGATAATCAGAGGGAAGGAGTCATAGCTGACCAGGGAGCAGAGGCCCTGAATGCCCAAAGGGCAGAGTCTGAACATAATCAGAGGGCGGGGGCCTTGGGTGCCCAGGAAGTTGAAGCTTCAGCTGCCCAGGGGGCCACAGGGGGAGCCCCAGGAGCCAGGGCCCGGAAACAGGTCAAGACAGTGAGGTTCCAGACCCCTGGACGCTTTTCATGGTTTCGCAAGCGCCGGAGAGCCTTCTGGCACACTCCCCGGTTGCCAACACTGCCCAAGAGGGTCCCCAGGGCAGGCGAGGCCAGGAGCCTCAGGGTGCTCAGGGCTGAGGCCAGGGCCCAAgtggagcagggagagcagggagagcGGGAAGACCAGCTGTAAGCTGAGGGCCTGGTCCACAGAGCGACACCCCGCTGTCCTCTGCTGTCCCCTGCTTGGAATGAGGTGCTCTCTGCTTCCCTGCTTTAAAATAGGGGCTGAAAGAAGGGCAGGGAGTGCCTCCCACATTGCCACCTAACAGCCCTCTTTTCCTGTTAAAGTTTTCTCTCtcatacattgatttttttaaaaatactgactgCTTGTAGCAAcccaaaaaatgtaaataaagaaatCGATACAGTGGGGTTGCATCGCCTATGACTTTAACTTCCTCAAATGCGACTCTAGGTGCTCGGCTTGACAAAAGGAGAGAGGCAGGGTAGGGGAGAAATTCCTTTTCCTGTCTCCTTTTTGCCTGCACACTTAACCTTGACTGCCTCCTTGAACTTAAAAAAGAGGGCTCAAGCCAACATgcaaagaaaatgtttacaaattgATTCCTTGGCTTTGAACGTGGCAACTGCTCCAGGGTGACTTGGCCCTTGCTGTTGATGATGGGGACCCCTGTGTTGGCACCAGAGATGTGGCTTTCCTAGAGCTGTCTGTGCGTCCCTAGAATCTGTTTGGATCAAGTCCCACAAACATCTGGGCAGCTTGGCCACTGGACACGTTGGAAAATCATTGCGACAGGAGCAGACCCCAAAGGGAGGTTGTGCTGTAGTGTGCCATAATTGCTTGTAATTGGGGAGAAATGGGGTTGCTAAGGCCCTGTGGAAGCTAGGAGGAAGCTGGGGGTGTCTTTCTGTATTGCCTTgtgccccctcaccccccagcagTGAAAAATGGACAGCAATGAGCACACCCCAGCCTCGCTGGGGGGGAGCGGGACTTGACGGAGGGGAGTGGTCCAAAGGCCAGTTCTGTCTCCCTGTCTGGCTGCACCCCTGGCctgagtttcttcctttttttccctgggAACTAAAGAATTCTATCCTGCCAGCCCCCTTTCTTTGTTGCCTTCCCTGTTGTTTTCTGCATGGAGTGGTTACTGATCACCCTGTGGCCTTGATCTTGGTGGTGGACACTCGGCTGTTTAGTTCCTGGCTCACAGCCTGTCAGAAAGAGGCCCCAGTGGGGTCTGGAAGAAGGTCAAGGTGTGGACCCcacctggggaggggggtggacTTGGCAGGTGTCTGGAGGAAGAGCCAGGCTGGCTGGGGAGGTTTCTGGAGCGACTGAGGCATGCTTTCCATACCAAGCTGGTAGTGACGGTGGGGGCTGTCCTTTGCTAATGCCCACATTGGATGACAGAGGGCTCATGACTTCGGGGGACCAGGCCTGCTTGGGGAGCTGGAAAGTGGAAGAGAACAGCAAAGACAAAGACCCCTGGAGAAACTCAGAGACAGGGACAAAATCGGGGGCTGGGAGGAGCAAATGGCTTGTGTGTAATAAACTCTACCTGTAGCCCGACAGTGTGTGTCTGCTCTTCCTTCCTGCAGGGCCCAGAGTTGGGGGGTCTTGGGGAACATTGGGGTCTGTGGGAGGGAAAGGGGTGTGGACCCCAAACAAGAGGCGAGATGGATATAACAGGGAGCTGTGTGGATTTCAGACATCAGACACCCTCGGCAACACTGGGTCACACCCCCTCACTGGTACACACGTGTATGCACAAACACACTCACAGACCCAGACACGCAggcacagcacacaccacacatacacacacatgatgtctaacacccccacacacacacacccatgtcCCAAACACAGGCCCAACTGGCAGACCCACACAGACATATATGGTGATTAACCCATAGTACATATACACAGatacatggacacacacacaccacacctgTGCTTACAGAGGCACACGGACGCCCGTGCTCCTACATACACACAAAGACTCACACACATTCACGGACTCACACATACACGGCCATAATTACAAATTTCAGCATTTATTCCCACTCACAGGACACGCACACACTGCTAGATGCTGTCGCGTACGTCCGTACACTCagccacatgtgcacacacatccgATCACACAGAAACTCGACAGCCAGtcacagacacacaaatacttgCAGAAACACATTTTCACACCCTCCCTTGGGACTTATTTGTATAGCCCCCCTGAGTAGCCCTGAGGCTTTGGGCAAATGTGGCCCCACTGAGTCTCAGTCTGTCCCTCCCTCAGTGGACACAACCTTCTCTGCAGTCCTGTCCCCAGCATCTCCAGCGTGAGCACCCAGAGAGGCCGCAGGCGGGGAGGAGCCCGTGGGTAACCCGAGATGAGTTAGTAACGGGCCCTTCGGGATTTTTAATCCAAGGGGGTTTCAAATGCTGCCTGCAGGGCCGGTCCTCAAACGCAGCCCCTTCATGCCTCTGCGGTTGTGGTTTCAAACACCCCAGAAACCCAGAGATTTGACTCCAAATCAACCTTTATCTGGACCAGGCAGCCCTCATTGTCACCAAGGAGAAAATGACAGAACACACACATGGAGGCAAGAGATGCCACCCCAAGACAGGGGCACTTTCTAGGTCCCCTCCCAGGCCCATCGTGTGTGACAAGAGGCGAGGAAATGGTTGGGGACTGGATGAGGAGGGGCTTGGAGTCCAGCTGCCTGGCTTCCCCCAGCACCGCCCCttgcaagctgtgtgaccttgggctggcTACTTAACCTCTCCGTGCCTCCACTGACTCATCTGGAGGAGGGTCATGGCAGAGCTTGCCTCCCAGCGTGGCTCAGGGGACTGAAGAGGGTGTGATGTGCTCGAGCTCAAACCAGCCCCAACAGATGTCACCTCCCCTTATTCCTGCCTTATGTCAGCTGGGCCAGTTCTTCACGACACAGGTCAGCCCTGACGGGACCTGTGGTTCCCAGTCCTGGCCACTCCTGGAATGACCTGGAGCCCGTGCCCAGCACGCACATGCAATGGTGCAGGGTAGGGCTGGTTCCTGaagcttccaggtgattccaaGGTGCAGCCAGGACTGACAACCGCAACCCTAGGGGTCCTAGAGATTAGACAATCAGACCCCATGGCAGTGGCTCTCAGACTGGTCGCACATCACCACCACCTGGAGGGCCTCGGAAAACACAGAtcgctgggccccacccccagcgtGGTTCTGCAGgtccggggtggggggcgggatTATGTATCTAGTTCCCAGGAGACGTTGATGCCCCCGGTCTCAGGCCCTCACTTTGAGAATCGCTGCCCTGCAGGAAAGGCCGCTTTCCGCAGCCTGGCGCTCAAAGGCCGAGTGGAGATTTTGGCGCTTTTAAGGCACCGGGCCAGTGTCCAGAGCACTCCAAGGCCTAGGTCGCCTCCTGGTGGTTATGTGGGACTCTGCAGCTCTTGTGGTTTGACATCCCGTCCGCAGCCCTGGACGAGGGGGAACGCGGCACCCTAGGCAAGGGGCGGAGCCTGCACTGGGGAAGGCAGAGCTTCAGTGGACACAAGGCCTTGGGAACCCGATGGGGGCGGAGATGTGTCGTTTTATGGCCCTGGAACCCTGATTTCTGCCTCCTTCCAGCATCTGGTCACATGCCCAGAAGTCTCTAGGCCCCCTGTCCCCATCTGAGCAGGCCGTGGGGCCAGGACAAGTCCAGCATTGACGTCCTAGGCCAGGGCACGCTCTATAACAGTTCACATGCCACCTCCCCAGTGGCCTCTGCATCCACATTTCAAGGCggcctcatttttatttttttttttattatttttattttaattaattaattaattaatttgtttgagacagagtctcactctgttgcccgggctagagtgagtgccatggcatcagcctagctcacagcaacctcaaactcctgggcttaagcgatcctcctgcctcagcctcccgagtagctgggactacaggcatgtgccaccatgcccggctaatttttttctatatatttctagttgtccaggtaatttctttgtatttttttagtagagacaaggtctcgctcttgctcaggctggtcttgaactcctgagctcaaacctcggcctcccagagtgctaggattacaggcatgagccaccgtgcccggccatggCCTCACTTTTAAACTCTAGTCATATCGAAATCCAACTAGATAGAGCCACATGGAGGCAGGTGGCCCGTTTTGGAGACATTGTGTCCCTTGCGCCCAGCTCTGAGCCTGGCACGGGAGAGGCCGGCAATCACACGTTAATAAGCCCCTATTATCACAGCCCTGGCTCTTCCCACCTCCTGTCCTGCGCttccctcccgcctcctcccgccGCACCCACCTCTCCTCCTCAGGTGTCGCTCACGTGTCCCCGTCTCAGTGAGGGCTTCCCAGATCACTCTGCTGACGACCACTGCAAACCCTCTCCAGCCCTGGCCCCCCTCGGGCCCCTACCCTGCCGGActtttctccccctgccctcactgCCTAAGGCGCGGACGGTGTCTTCACGTGTTTGTCCCCTGCCTGCCCAGTAGCATGGACGCTCCGGAGGGTCCTGTTTCCTGCGCCTAGAATAGAGCCTGGAACTCGCGGGCCCTGGATGAATCTCCCCATGGCGCGGACGGCGCTCAGGCCTCTTCCCGGCCGGTGCTTCTTTCCCACGAGGGGGCGGCCGCTGTGTCCTCAGTCCCGGCGCCCCCGGCCGCTCCAGGCCCCGCGCCGGGACGATGCTGCTGCCAGCGGCGGTGCGGGTCTCTTCTGCGCGCCGGCGCTTTCTTGCGGGACCCCAGGGCCTTCATGCGGCTGCCCCTGGAATCTCAAACGCTCCTCCCCGCACCCCCTCGGCCCACTCCCTCCAGGGGGCGTATCTTTCCAGCACATTCTTCGCCAGGCGCATCTGAGGTCTGGCTCGCCGAGTCCGTGTGGTTCACTCAACAGATGTCAACTGAGCAGCTACCGCGTGCTGGCTCGGTGCTGGGGCTGGGAACAAGACAGGCCACACTCCGTCCCCAGGGAGCTGCACCTGAGCGGCTCTGCCGCCTCTCCCCGCCACGCGCACCTGTCCCCTACCGGGTAGGACCCCTCAGCCACCGCCCCAGAGTCCTGAGCCAGGGACcgctgtgctgctgctgctgctgcggccGATGGGGCACAGGCGGGAGGTGGAAAGCGCGAGGAAGAGGACGCTGTCTGGGGGTAGCAGCAGCGACAGCCACCGTGGTGAACCAGGGGCTCCTGGGTCCTGCAGGCAGCAGTCCgcaacccttttggcaccagggacccttttcttggaagacaatttttccacggaccgtcgagggggggatggtttcaggatgattcaagcgcatgacatttattgtacactttatttttattaatattatgttgtcatatataatgaaataattacacgaCTAGGTTGGGAGTTAGcggtggaggctggggaggaggcaggtggagcTGCGGCCCGCCAGAGTGTATCTGGGTGGAAGCAGAGCACAGGTGGCCTGGGGTTCGAGCCGCAGGGGAACCAGGAGGGCGCAAGGCCTCCATCGGTGCCTAAGGGCTGCAGAGctgaagctgaggcccagagtgagggcgagggctgggcagggggcacaGTCACTGGAGAAGCAAAAGTCACTGGGTGTAAATCAGGGACAGGGCAGTTCCAGGGTGTTCTGGGCCAACATCAGCCATGAGGGTGGGGCATCTCCCCGTGCCCTTAGGCCCAGAGCCAGAGGGAACAGGTCACAGTGCTTAATTCAGCTTTCCTGGACGATGCAGGGGGCACAGTACACAGGAGAGGAGCCTATACCTGCTCTGGGGAGAAGTGCCGCTCGGGCCCTCCTCACCCACAGGCATGGCCAGAGGCCGCTGGGCCCAGGGCCACGTACCTACATCCATCAGCCCCCAGGGAGGTGGGGGtttcttccccagccccagggataCCTGTCCTGCTCCTCCATGGGCTGGTCACTGTCCAGGGAGGCCCCTGCAACCAGGAGGGGGCAGCCTCCGAGCATGGAGAAGTGTCCACAGCCTGCTTCTGCACCTGGGTGTCCCTGGCGTGTGACACAGACAGTCCACTCTGGGCTGTGAGGACTTGCCCAGGCCCCTGGGCCTTCCAAGAAACAAGCAGGGCAGGGCTCTCCTGGCACAATGGGTTCCTCACCTTCTGGGGATGGAAATTTGGACAAGGAAACACAACACACTGCCCCAGGGACCAGAAGGTGTGGGCAGGGCATCCAGGAAGACCACTATGTAGGGACAACATCAAGCTTGGCAGGGAGTGCTGAAGCACAGGGCATggcatggacacacacacacacacacacacacactactgaAGCGTCTGCCCTTGGGACAGCAGTTGCCAAGGCCCCCGCAGTGCCAGCCCAGCTTACTCCAGGAAaagccagggcagggcagcagtTTCCTACGTGGGACATTTCCTCCTCTATAAGGACAGACCCACTGACAGGTTCTGGCCCTGAGAGCCTCTGCCCCTCACATGTGGGCAGAGGTCAGGGGCCCCTGTGGCCTTCAATTCACTCAGAGTGAACCCAGGACCCCCACTGTCTTAAGTCAGGGGCCGCAAGGCCAGACCTGAAGGGTGGGTCAGCCCCACGGGAGAGTGGGGGCCCAGGGGAGCCACAGCCTATGGGAAGGGGGCCACTGCCCACTCTgcccagagaagccagaaatctggattttatgTCAATTACCCCAAAtggaacataaataaatggaaaataattagaatttttcGTAAACTGCAGTCTGAGGGACAATTTCAGCCTGTGGATGGGGGCAGGTGGCCTGGGCCTTGGGCTGGTTCATGTGTATCAGCTGGGTCTCCAGCAGGCATGGCCCGGGcgccttccctttcctccccttcaccccccccccccgtttgcCATCCCACACCTCCCCCTCAGGTCTCgctgcctctcttcctcctcctcctctcagccCCCATCTGCCTCTCAGGCTTTCCTTTCTGGAATCATCTCCTCCCCTTATCAGGGAGCTTCTGCCTTCAGTGCTCAGCTACACCCTGACACTACTGGGTGACTGGGTGGCCGGGCCTCCATCACAGACCCCAGGCCCGATCAGTCGGGGTCGGGGACAACAGTAGCCTTCAGCGCTGGTCAGGAGCAGGTGTCTGGAAGGGTCGGGCCCCTCGAGAGCCATAAAGAACTCACCGACCTCCACAGGTGCCGCGTGTGCACCTGCACACTCACCGGGGCCCGACCCCGGGCCACCAAAGCCACCGCGCTCGGGGTATCCCCAACCAGCTTCTCAGCCCGCGCGGCCGCTGCCTCCCGGGgcccctttctcttttccttcccctaTCAGGGCTTCTTCCGTCAGGATCGCTTGCGCCAGCGGGACAGGCACAGCCGAGCACCTGCGTTCAGCGGGGAGGTGGCCTCtgctggagaggggaggggacagggggagGGCGGGGCACCTGTGGGCGCCCTGCAGGGCCGCTCCCAGGCGGGACGTCCTCTTTGGGAGCCACTAACGGCATCTAGGGGGCAGCTTCTGGCCCCGACGAGCCTTCCTCCCGCGCGCGGACTTGGAGCCCGCGGGCGGCTGGCCCTTGGCGTCGCCGGCCTTGGCGTGGGCCCCGGCGCCCGCGCTGCCCTTCTTCTTCTTGCTGCCCGCCGCCGCGTCGGCCTTGGCGGCGGCCCGGCTCGCGGCTTTCTTCTCCGGAGGGACGCCCTGGCCGCCCCCGCGGGTCGTGCGAgcccggggcggggtgggggcggcggCCGTGCCCGCGCCTGCCTGAGCCGGGCTGCGGGGCCCGGTGCGCGCCCTCTTGGCCCGGGGCTTCCTGGACGCCGGGTCCTCGGGCTCCGACTCCTCGCTCTCCGCGTCCTCCGACTCCTCCTGCGACTCTTCGTCCGAAGCCTCCCCCGACTCTTCGCGGGCGGCCAAGAGAGCCAAGACCTCCCCCAGTTTGCCCTCGGCGCACTGGTACTGCCCGCCCTCCCAGGCCTTTTGTTTGTCCTCCGCCGTCACGCTGTCATCCATGTCCTGGGCGGCCAGGAGCGCCACCAGCTCCAGGAGGCCGGCCTCCTCCTCACCGTCCTTGCCCCAGCCCCCGAGGAGCCCGCGCTGAGCCTTCCCGCCCTGGGAGGGGATCTCTGGCTCGGCCAGGGTCGAAATGCACTCCAGAAGGTTCCCGTCGTCCTGGGCCTTCCTCAGGACCATGGCGTCCACCTCGCGGCCCGCCTCCTCCACCTTCACGCGGGTCCCGGAGGTGTCCTTGGACATGACGGCCAAGATCTTCGGAAGGGcatcttttttgtctttcttgtcGCTCCAGCCCAACGACTCGATCACAGAAGCGATTTTCAACATCTCTTCCCGGGCCGAGGGGATTGAGGGGTCTGTATATGCCACGATGGCCACGAACTCGGGATTTTCCATCTCCTCTTTATCTTGCTCTTCGCTGTCCTGCGAGGTGGTCTCCGAAGCGTCACTGTACATCAGCTCCTCGTCGGAGGTATCTCTCACTGCCAGTAGGGCCACTAAGTCGGGGACACCGCTCTCTTGTTTGACGTTCAAGCGGATAGGCTCGGCCCCAGCGGTCtgtttctctgcctcctccttcttcttgGCTTTCTCGGTGACGGTGACCAGGGCCAGGAACTCCCGGGGACTGTCTTCGTCGCCCGTGGCGCTCTGGAGGGCCCACTTCTTAACGAGCTCCCTCGCTGCAGCCTGGAGCGCTGCGTACAGCGCGCTCTGATCCTGGTCCCCGGTCAAGTCCCCCTCCTCGATCTCGCGGATCACGAAGCGCAGGTTCTCGACGGAAGAGTCGTCAGACTCGCTCTCCGCGGGAGTGGATGGGCGCCCTCCCCGGCCCCTCTTCCTACCCTTCTGCGTCAACCTGTTGCCTCTGGCTCTGTTTCTGCGACCCCGACGCCCCCTCCTAGAGCTCCTGGCTGCCCCAGAGGGGGGACCGGCCTTCCCGGCTGCCTGCCCGGACCCCTGGGCCTGGGTCTCCGAAGCGGGAGGGGTGGGCGTGTCCCCCAGGGCCTTGGACACCGCGACCTGCGCAGGCCTTTCATCCAGCAGCAGGCGTTTCATCTGCCTCAGGAATCTTGCGTCCTGCGCACGCTCCTTACTCAGAACCCTCCAGACCCCGTCCTTGCCCGGGATCTCCCTGGGGATGGCAGCGTGATTAATGTCCTTCACAAACTCCACCAGGGCGGCCTTGGCCTTCTCATTCCTCATGGCCCTCGTGTTCCGCAGCCTGAACGTGCCCAGGGGCAGGAAGTTTGGCTGCAGGACTGCCTCGATGTCTGCCTGCTCCAGGCCCTCTGGGATGCCGGTGACCAGCAGGGCCCTGCGCACGTCCACCTTCAGCTCCCTGCACCAGTCCTGCAAAAGGCTCATAGCCATGGTGGCGCCCCCTCGGTGTCGATCTCAGAGCAGgagggagcctgaggcaggagtggaCTGCGTGCGGTGCACTCTGC
It encodes:
- the CCDC8 gene encoding coiled-coil domain-containing protein 8 translates to MLQIGEDVDYLLIPREVRLAGGVWRVISKPATKEAEFRERLIQFLEEEGRTLEDVARIIEKSTPHPPQPPKKPKEPGVRRRVQQMVTPPPRLVVGTYDSSNASDSEFSDFETSRDKGNKGSRRGKKVRKMPVSYLGSKFLGSDLESEDDEELVEAFLRRGEKKPSAPPARRRVNLPVPMFEDNLGPQMSKADRWREYVSQVSWGKLKRRVKGWAPRSGPGTGEAQQASTAVERNGASLPASTSRGDNVGNAADGRVPETSPRGWRPKINWASFRRCRKEEAAATVQGADIPADEGAEAADNQRAEAEGDQREGAPAVQGAEAADNQREGVIADQGAEALNAQRAESEHNQRAGALGAQEVEASAAQGATGGAPGARARKQVKTVRFQTPGRFSWFRKRRRAFWHTPRLPTLPKRVPRAGEARSLRVLRAEARAQVEQGEQGEREDQL
- the PNMA8B gene encoding paraneoplastic antigen-like protein 8B: MAMSLLQDWCRELKVDVRRALLVTGIPEGLEQADIEAVLQPNFLPLGTFRLRNTRAMRNEKAKAALVEFVKDINHAAIPREIPGKDGVWRVLSKERAQDARFLRQMKRLLLDERPAQVAVSKALGDTPTPPASETQAQGSGQAAGKAGPPSGAARSSRRGRRGRRNRARGNRLTQKGRKRGRGGRPSTPAESESDDSSVENLRFVIREIEEGDLTGDQDQSALYAALQAAARELVKKWALQSATGDEDSPREFLALVTVTEKAKKKEEAEKQTAGAEPIRLNVKQESGVPDLVALLAVRDTSDEELMYSDASETTSQDSEEQDKEEMENPEFVAIVAYTDPSIPSAREEMLKIASVIESLGWSDKKDKKDALPKILAVMSKDTSGTRVKVEEAGREVDAMVLRKAQDDGNLLECISTLAEPEIPSQGGKAQRGLLGGWGKDGEEEAGLLELVALLAAQDMDDSVTAEDKQKAWEGGQYQCAEGKLGEVLALLAAREESGEASDEESQEESEDAESEESEPEDPASRKPRAKRARTGPRSPAQAGAGTAAAPTPPRARTTRGGGQGVPPEKKAASRAAAKADAAAGSKKKKGSAGAGAHAKAGDAKGQPPAGSKSARGRKARRGQKLPPRCR